The proteins below come from a single Drosophila busckii strain San Diego stock center, stock number 13000-0081.31 chromosome X, ASM1175060v1, whole genome shotgun sequence genomic window:
- the LOC108605953 gene encoding uncharacterized protein LOC108605953 produces the protein MNPTSNSRKRNSTAATNMISPSLMLALVAMMLVLGLPAQATARMAFEKLTDYDFAGTTYYSVKNLSLYECQGWCREEADCQAAAFSFVVNPLSPSQETHCQLQNDTSAANPTAAPQRSANMYYMVKLQLRSENVCHRPWSFERVPNKIIRGLDNALIYTSTKEACLSACLNEKRFICRSVEYDYNNMKCVLSDSDRRSSGQFVQLVDAQGTDYFENLCLKPTQACKNTRGFANARMGVSEEKVAQYVGLHYYTDKELQVTSESACRLACEIESEFLCRSFLYLGQPQGAQYNCRLYHLDHKTLPDGPSTYLNHERPLIDHGEPIGQYFENQCEKSAATSTGGSPGSPPGTLDKIDTLPVSLDTIEDPNLTNMTRNDVNCDKTGTCYDVSVHCKDTRIAVQVRTNKPFNGRIYALGRSETCNIDVINSDAFRLDLTMAGQDCNTQSVTGVYSNTVVLQHHSVVMTKADKIYKVKCTYDMSSKNITFGMMPIRDPEMIHINSSPEAPPPRIRILDTRQREVETVRIGDRLNFRIEIPEDTPYGIFARSCVAMAKDARTSFKIIDDDGCPTDPTIFPGFTADGNALQSTYEAFRFTESYGVIFQCNVKYCLGPCEPAVCEWNMESFESLGRRRRRSIESNETKSEDDMNISQEILVLDFGDEKREFFKADPSTDFAKDKTVTIIEPCPTKTSVLALAVTCALMILLYISTLFCYYMKKWMQPHKIVA, from the exons ATGAACCCAACGAGCAATAGTCGAAAACGcaactcaacagcagcaacgaacaTGATCTCTCCCAGCCTGATGCTCGCCTTGGTGGCCATGATGCTGGTACTGGGCTTGCCCGCTCAGGCCACGGCGCGCATGGCCTTTGAGAAGCTAACAGATTACGACTTTGCCGGCACCACGTACTACAGTGTGAAGAATTTGTCGCTGTATGAATGCCAGGGCTGGTGTCGCGAGGAGGCGGATTGCCAGGCGGCCGCCTTCAGCTTTGTGGTGAATCCGCTGTCCCCTTCACAGGAGACCCACTGCCAGCTGCAGAACGATACCTCGGCCGCCAATCCGACTGCGGCGCCACAGCGCTCGGCCAACATGTACTATATggtgaagctgcagctgcgcagcgaGAACGTCTGCCATCGTCCGTGGTCGTTTGAGCGTGTGCCCAACAAGATTATACGTGGCCTGGACAATGCGCTGATCTACACCAGCACCAAAGAGGCCTGTCTGTCCGCCTGCCTGAACGAGAAGCGTTTCATCTGCCGCTCCGTCGAGTACGACTACAACAACATGAAGTGTGTGCTGAGCGACTCGGATCGTCGCAGCTCGGGCCAGTTTGTGCAGCTGGTGGATGCACAGGGTACGGATTACTTTGAGAACTTGTGCCTGAAGCCCACGCAGGCGTGCAAGAACACGCGCGGTTTTGCCAATGCACGCATGGGCGTCTCCGAGGAGAAGGTTGCTCAGTACGTTGGACTTCATTACTACACCGACAAGGAGCTGCAGGTGACCTCGGAGTCTGCCTGCCGTCTGGCCTGCGAAATTGAATCCGAGTTCCTTTGCCGCTCATTCCTCTACTTGGGTCAGCCACAGGGCGCTCAGTACAATTGCCGTTTGTATCATTTGGATCACAAGACGCTGCCCGATGGTCCCTCTACCTATTTGAATCACGAGCGTCCACTCATCGATCACGGCGAGCCCATTGGCCAGTACTTTGAGAATCAGTGCGAGAAGTCAGCGGCTACATCAACTGGCGGCTCCCCAGGCTCACCTCCCGGCACTCTAGACAAGATTGACACTCTGCCCGTTAGTCTGGACACCATCGAAGATCCCAACCTCACCAATATGACGCGCAATGATGTTAACTGCGATAAGACCGGCACCTGCTACGATG TCTCTGTACACTGCAAGGACACACGCATTGCTGTCCAGGTGCGCACCAACAAGCCCTTCAATGGACGCATCTATGCCTTGGGACGCTCCGAGACTTGCAACATTGATGTTATCAACTCGGATGCTTTCCGTCTAGATCTCACTATGGCTGGACAGGATTGTAATACACAGAGCGTG ACTGGTGTCTATTCGAATACCGTGGTGCTGCAACATCACAGCGTGGTGATGACCAAGGCTGATAAAATCTACAAGGTCAAGTGTACTTATGACATGAGCTCGAAGAACATTACATTCGGCATGATGCCCATACGCGATCCTGAGATGATACACATTAACTCATCGCCCGAGGCACCACCACCAAGAATACGCATCCTGGACACTAGACAACGCGAGGTGGAAACCGTGCGCATTGGTGATCGTCTCAACTTCCGCATTGAAATTCCCGAGGATA CTCCCTATGGCATATTTGCTCGCTCCTGCGTTGCCATGGCCAAGGATGCGCGCACCAGCTTCAAGATCATTGATGATGATGGCTGCCCCACAGATCCGACCATCTTCCCGGGCTTCACTGCCGATGGCAATGCGCTGCAGTCGACCTATGAGGCATTCCGTTTTACCGAAAGCTATGGCGTCATCTTCCAGTGCAACGTCAAGTACTGTCTGGGACCTTGTGAGCCAGCTGTCTGTGAATGGAACATGGAATCGTTTGAGTCTTTGGGCAGAAGGCGTCGTCGTTCTATTGAGAG CAATGAGACTAAGAGCGAAGATGATATGAACATTTCCCAAGAGATTTTGGTTTTGGACTTTGGCGATGAGAAGCGTGAATTCTTCAAGGCCGATCCCAGCACAGACTTTGCCAAAG ACAAGACTGTCACCATTATTGAGCCTTGCCCCACAAAGACGTCCGTGTTGGCGCTTGCTGTGACCTGTGCGCTCATGATTTTACTTTATATCTCAACGCTGTTCTGCTATTACATGAAGAAATGGATGCAGCCGCATAAGATTGTAGCATAA
- the LOC108605871 gene encoding beta-1,3-galactosyltransferase 5: MRMRGRRLIPIVLSLVVIVILCISFITNQLRENVPQRDAYLLHLPPIKEAATAATTIADAAALILPSAATSPGALLNLTDFNYLLASDVCRRAERELLGVLIVTSYAGHDSLRAAHRQAIAQSKLAELGLQRVFLLAALPAHERFITQQQLVSEQQRFGDLLQGSFIEDYRNLSYKHVMGLRWAATECQQHAKFIIKLDDDIIYDVFHLRRYLETLEVSETALATSSALLAGFVLDAKPPIRLQANKWYVTRQEYPHALYPSYLSGWLYITNVPTAARLVAEAQRVPIFWIDDTWLTGIVRTRLGIPLKRHNNWFSANSQFLDCCVRDLKLHNYECEYFAGPNGGDAKLLIEFLHNVEKCYFDECLKRPPGKSLQQTCLATVKSPAPEHGIAHIQPLRLS, encoded by the exons ATGCGCATGCGCGGACGCAGATTAATACCAATAGTTTTATCACTTGTAGTAATTGTCATACTGTGCATAAGTTTTATAACAAATCAATTGCGCGAGAATGTGCCACAAAGAGATGCGTATCTGTTGCACTTGCCGCCCATTAaggaagcagcaacagctgcaacaacaatagccgACGCTGCAGCGCTGATCCTGCCCAGCGCAGCAACATCGCCAGGCGCGCTGCTGAATCTCACTGACTTTAATTATCTGCTTGCCAGCGATGTTTGCAGACGCGCCGAACGCGAGCTGCTGG GTGTGCTTATTGTAACGAGCTATGCGGGCCATGATTCGCTGCGTGCTGCACATCGTCAGGCCATTGCACAAAGCAAACTGGCCGAGCTGGGGCTGCAGCGTGTCTttctgctggcagcgctgccggcGCATGAAAGGTTTATAAcccagcagcaacttgttaGCGAACAGCAGCGCTTTGGTGACTTGCTGCAAGGCAGTTTCATTGAGGACTATCGCAATCTAAGCTATAAGCATGTCATGGGACTGCGCTGGGCGGCCACAGAGTGCCAGCAGCATGCCAAGTTTATAATCAAACTGGATGATGATATTATCTACGATGTGTTTCATCTGCGCAGATATTTGGAAACGCTGGAGGTGAGCGAGACTGCCTTGGCCACAAGCAGCGCGCTGCTGGCGGGCTTTGTGCTGGATGCCAAGCCGCCCATACGACTGCAGGCGAACAAGTGGTATGTGACACGCCAGGAGTATCCACATGCGCTATATCCATCCTATTTATCCGGCTGGCTATACATAACCAATGTGCCCACGGCCGCCAGACTGGTGGCTGAGGCGCAACGCGTGCCCATCTTTTGGATTGATGACACTTGGCTCACGGGCATTGTGCGCACTCGCCTGGGCATTCCGCTCAAGCGTCACAACAATTGGTTCTCGGCCAATTCGCAGTTCCTCGACTGCTGTGTGCGCGATTTGAAGCTGCACAACTATGAGTGCGAATACTTTGCCGGCCCCAATGGCGGCGATGCcaagcttttaattgaatttctgcACAACGTGGAGAAATGTTACTTCGATGAGTGCCTCAAGCGCCCACCGGGCAAGTCGCTGCAGCAAACGTGCCTGGCCACAGTCAAGTCGCCTGCCCCAGAACATGGCATTGCTCACATACAGCCGCTGCGTCTCAGCTGA
- the LOC108605867 gene encoding uncharacterized protein LOC108605867: MTRNAYDVQRDFALSSGLRSEIIWDSLSAEQADVLKQKIENLICETPQSNAKQLEKQREQLYTNVWQQRKYTNGNLLSSIIYVLVCAETDEDAALQSKDYSCHPVIRTRKCLQSNNSNNSEGCCMVFVDEHARVYTSWQRYLKNNALPKGMLIAPKGGVYNGDDDVQLTVQPTPAYGLKQKIIKAGDGLATTAGLMASVPIAASIAVPLAPPLLLAASVVGVGSAAYSTVRAVGRLLDRRWHAQSTSLRDAEARSSWLGVAGGVVSLGASGATKILSTSPNAAAQIAVRGMNVGSLVLNGGSLANGVYELYLKVSDEQLLSSYDVLQLANSLLLFTHSINNLRLANKMTTGGSMRRLVRQHSRKAYERISLASRRAESSSKFDIVRTLNDIPLKETLLGLHQLHGQLAQGASVVGALSATGLLPNFLQLGAGGTLQLQLDSLLQQFGQQFVQQIGHFSSFLDILEAMMRYFSDKALQLLLQLARSFVEQQVDTIDRHLHTFVSTELVLYRLLMHCVKNYEHCAVEFLEQRREEILNVITNHFAALQAAPSSARKYKCPECKGFYTISNL, encoded by the exons ATGACGCGCAACGCCTACGATGTGCAACGGGACTTTGCGCTAAGCAGCGGTTTACGCAGTGAAATTATATGGGACTC CTTGTCAGCTGAGCAAGCGGATgtgctaaaacaaaaaattgagaATTTAATATGCGAAACACCGCAAAGTAATGCAAAACAGCTGGAAAAACAGCGAGAACAGTTATACACAAATGTTTGGCAACAGCGTAAATACACAAATGGCAATTTGCTATCATCCATAATCTATGTGCTGGTCTGCGCCGAAACCGATGAAGATGCAGCGTTGCAGAGCAAAGATTACAGCTGTCATCCCGTTATACGCACGCGCAAATGTTTGCAgagcaataacagcaacaatagcgaGGGCTGTTGCATGGTATTTGTGGATGAACATGCCCGTGTCTATACCAGCTGGCAGCGCTATCTAAAGAACAATGCATTGCCCAAAG GCATGTTAATTGCACCCAAAGGCGGCGTTTATAATGGCGACGATGATGTGCAGCTGACAGTTCAACCAACGCCAGCGTATGGGCTTAAGCAGAAGATTATAAAAGCAGGCGATGGTTTGGCCACGACAGCTGGACTGATGGCCAGCGTACCCATCGCTGCCAGCATAGCGGTGCCATTGGCGCCGCCTTTATTGCTAGCAGCCAgcgttgtgggcgtgggcagcgctgcttataGCACAGTGCGTGCAGTGGGACGACTGCTAGATAGACGCTGGCATGCCCAGAGTACATCCTTGCGTGATGCTGAGGCACGCAGCAGCTGGCTAGGCGTGGCAGGCGGCGTCGTGAGCTTGGGCGCTAGCGGAGCTACCAAAATTTTGAGCACTTCACCCAATGCGGCCGCGCAGATAGCAGTCAGGGGCATGAATGTGGGCAGCCTGGTCTTGAACGGCGGCAGCTTAGCCAATGGCGTCTATGAGCTCTACTTGAAAGTCAGCGATGAACAGCTGTTGAGCAGCTATGATGTTCTACAATTGGCCAACAGCTTGCTGCTCTTCACGCACTCCATAAATAATCTGCGTTTAGCTAATAAGATGACCACTGGCGGCAGCATGCGCCGTCTAGTGCGCCAGCACAGCCGCAAAGCTTACGAACGCATTTCGCTAGCCTCACGCCGTGCGGAGAGCAGCTCCAAGTTCGATATTGTGCGCACACTCAATGATATTCCTCTCAAGGAAACGCTGCTGGGCCTGCATCAGCTACATGGCCAACTGGCCCAAGGCGCTTCCGTGGTAGGTGCCCTTAGCGCCACCGGCTTGCTTCCCAACTTTTTACAACTTGGCGCTGGAGGAACACTGCAGCTTCAACTGGATTCGCTGCTTCAACAATTTGGACAGCAgtttgtgcaacaaattggACACTTTAGCAGCTTTCTGGATATTCTCGAGGCTATGATGCGTTATTTTAGCGACAaagcgttgcagctgctgctccaactTGCACGTAGCTTTGTGGAGCAGCAGGTGGACACCATTGATCGTCATCTACATACTTTTGTTTCCACGGAGTTAGTCCTCTATCGCTTGTTGATGCACTGCGTCAAAAATTATGAGCACTGTGCTGTGGAATTCTTGGAACAACGTCGCGaggaaattttaaatgttataacTAATCATTTTGCAGCGTTGCAAGCGGCGCCATCTAGCGCACGTAAATATAAATGTCCGGAATGCAAAGGATTTTATACTATAAGCAATTTGTaa